One genomic segment of Danio aesculapii chromosome 15, fDanAes4.1, whole genome shotgun sequence includes these proteins:
- the or71aq2 gene encoding odorant receptor 116-2 — MENLSIIVSFELTLDPFSIPPGAKYPIFIFGIFIYMFGAFCNLTLLLLIFLTESLHKPMYFILFSLPLNDFVGITSMLPKVLSDILTETNNTYYPLCVLQGFLLHMYGGGVLFVLAAMAFDRYIAICMPLRYNALMTPRAVMGIVALVWGLDLFFIILLFALQSKYSRCRSDILNVFCDNPSLLKLTCSNTIVSNIIGLFNTAMIQIISVSIQAFSYVKILITCLATSKSDAKSKAINTCVSQLVIFIMFEIVATFTILSHRFKSVNADLQKIMGMLIFLVPPLLNPIVYGLNSHELRNNLLKIIHRKIAQM, encoded by the coding sequence ATGGAGAACTTGTCCATCATAGTTAGTTTTGAGCTGACCCTGGATCCATTTTCCATCCCTCCAGGAGCAAAATATCCCATATTTATCTTTGGCATCTTCATCTACATGTTCGGCGCCTTTTGCAATCTGACACTTTTGCTTCTCATTTTTCTGACAGAAAGTCTTCACAAGCCAATGTACTTCATTCTGTTCAGCCTCCCTCTCAATGATTTTGTCGGGATCACATCCATGCTTCCCAAAGTTCTCTCTGACATTTTGACAGAAACCAATAACACGTACTATCCTCTCTGTGTGCTGCAGGGATTTCTGCTCCACATGTATGGAGGAGGTGTTTTGTTTGTCCTTGCTGCGATGGCTTTTGATCGCTACATTGCCATTTGTATGCCGCTACGATATAATGCTCTCATGACACCAAGAGCTGTGATGGGAATTGTTGCTTTAGTGTGGGGCCTTGAcctatttttcattattttgctGTTTGCCTTGCAGAGCAAGTATTCCAGATGCAGATCTGACATTTTGAATGTGTTTTGTGATAACCCTTCTTTACTCAAGCTGACTTGTAGCAATACTATAGTGAGTAATATAATAGGCTTGTTCAACACAGCCATGATCCAGATTATTAGTGTTTCCATTCAAGCATTTTCCTATGTGAAGATTTTGATTACCTGCTTGGCTACGAGTAAGTCTGATGCAAAGAGTAAGGCCATTAACACGTGTGTTTCTCAGCTGGTTATTTTCATCATGTTTGAGATTGTAGCAACTTTCACTATCCTGTCGCACAGGTTTAAATCTGTAAATGCAGATCTACAAAAGATTATGGGGATGCTCATATTTTTAGTGCCTCCACTTCTGAATCCAATAGTTTATGGACTCAACAGTCATGAATTACGAAATAATCTGCTTAAAATCATACACAGGAAAATAGCCCAGATGTAA
- the or71aq1 gene encoding odorant receptor 116-1 — protein MENLSIIVSFELTLDPFFIPSGAKYPIFIFGIFIYMFGAFCNLALLLLIILTESLHKPMYFILFSLPLNDFVGITSMLPKVLSDILTETNNTYYPLCVLQGFLLHMYGGGVMFVLAVMAFDRYIAICMPLRYNALMTPRVVMTVVALAWGLDFVIICVLFSLHALHSRCRSHILSLFCDNPSLLKLACGDTTVNNIFGLFLTAIMQIITISIQAFSYVKILITCLTTRRSEAKSKAINTCVAQLVIFITFEVVVTFYLLSHRFSNVNANLQKIMGMLIFLVPPIMNPIVYGLHSHEIRKHILKIFHRKTSV, from the coding sequence ATGGAGAACTTGTCCATCATAGTTAGTTTTGAGCTGACCCTGGATCCATTTTTCATTCCTTCAGGAGCAAAATATCCCATATTCATCTTTGGCATCTTCATCTACATGTTCGGCGCTTTTTGCAATCTGGCACTTTTGCTTCTCATCATTCTGACGGAAAGTCTTCACAAGCCAATGTACTTCATTCTGTTCAGCCTCCCTCTCAATGATTTTGTCGGGATCACATCCATGCTTCCTAAAGTTCTCTCTGACATTTTGACAGAAACCAATAACACATACTATCCTCTCTGTGTGCTGCAGGGTTTTCTGCTCCACATGTATGGAGGAGGTGTTATGTTTGTCCTTGCTGTGATGGCTTTTGATCGCTACATTGCCATTTGTATGCCGCTACGATATAATGCTCTCATGACACCAAGAGTTGTGATGACGGTTGTGGCTCTTGCGTGGGGGCTTGACTTTGTTATCATTTGTGTGTTGTTTTCCTTGCACGCATTGCATTCAAGATGCAGATCTCATATTCTGAGTTTGTTTTGCGATAACCCTTCTTTACTTAAGCTGGCCTGTGGTGATACTACTGTCAACAACATATTCGGCTTATTTTTAACAGCCATTATGCAGATTATTACCATTTCCATTCAAGCATTTTCCTACGTGAAGATTCTGATTACCTGCTTGACCACAAGAAGGTCGGAGGCAAAGAGCAAGGCTATTAATACATGTGTCGCTCAGCTGGTTATTTTCATTACATTCGAAGTTGTTGTGACTTTCTATTTGCTGTCCCACAGATTCTCAAACGTAAATGCAAATCTGCAAAAAATAATGGGCATGCTCATTTTTTTGGTGCCTCCGATTATGAATCCAATTGTTTACGGGTTGCATAGCCATGAAATACGAAAACATATCCTTAAAATATTTCACAGAAAAACTTCAGTGTAA
- the or71at1 gene encoding odorant receptor 117-1: MAGNLSNPTFTFYLKIAKFDIESNLKYPVFFAGILVYMFSVICNTTILGLIISQKSLHKPMFYILFSLPLIDLIGITAGLPRVLVDIVTETNDVYYPTCVLQAFLIHLYGAGTLFLLAAMSLDRYIAICNPLRYNSIMTPSRISGLIAFAWGLDFAVITVLFSLQARLVKCKSFITNVYCDNPSLILLSCGGDLSVNNIYGLFLTAFIQITSVFIQMFSYGCIVITCVKQTHADSRVKALNTCVAQFTTFILFEMVTAVAIISYRIPEFPPTAQRVCGLMIYAVLPVVNPVIYGLKMKDIRIALFVVLRKHKVVAGKKTDVVKIRK; this comes from the coding sequence ATGGCAGGAAACCTTTCAAATCCTACTTTCACGTTCTACCTCAAAATTGCAAAATTTGATATCGAATCCAATTTAAAGTATCCCGTGTTCTTCGCTGGAATTCTGGTCTACATGTTCTCTGTGATCTGCAATACAACTATTCTAGGACTGATCATCAGCCAGAAAAGCCTTCACAAGCCCATGTTCTACATCCTGTTCAGCCTCCCATTGATCGACTTAATAGGAATCACTGCCGGTCTGCCCAGGGTGCTTGTGGACATTGTAACCGAAACGAATGATGTCTACTACCCTACATGCGTTCTCCAGGCTTTTTTGATACATTTATATGGAGCTGGCACACTTTTTTTACTGGCAGCCATGTCCTTAGACCGATACATAGCAATATGCAATCCACTCAGATACAACTCTATCATGACTCCTAGTAGAATATCTGGGCTCATAGCATTTGCATGGGGCCTTGATTTTGCCGTAATAACCGTCTTATTTTCTCTGCAGGCCAGACTAGTGAAATGCAAGTCTTTTATCACAAACGTGTACTGTGACAACCCATCTTTAATTTTGCTTTCGTGTGGAGGCGATTTGAGTGTGAACAACATTTATGGTTTATTTCTGACAGCATTTATTCAGATAACCAGTGTCTTTATCCAGATGTTCTCCTACGGATGCATTGTAATCACATGTGTGAAGCAAACACACGCTGATTCAAGGGTTAAGGCTTTAAATACTTGTGTGGCTCAGTTCACTACGTTTATTCTCTTCGAAATGGTGACGGCTGTTGCTATTATATCATATCGGATTCCTGAATTTCCTCCCACTGCACAGAGAGTTTGTGGCTTGATGATTTATGCTGTCCTGCCAGTTGTCAATCCAGTTATATATGGACTGAAAATGAAAGATATCAGAATAGCATTGTTTGTGGTTTTAAGAAAGCACAAAGTTGTTGCAGGTAAAAAAACAGATGTTGTTAAAATcagaaaataa
- the LOC130242428 gene encoding LOW QUALITY PROTEIN: olfactory receptor 51E1-like (The sequence of the model RefSeq protein was modified relative to this genomic sequence to represent the inferred CDS: inserted 1 base in 1 codon), with product MYPNESVFSLVLTLHSLELPEANIYPAFIFGLTTYLFILLCNLTIIVTICSNRNLHKPMYILLLNLPINDVLGATXFFPQLLYSIWSQDRSISYSACLLQGFFVHLNGGASYLILTAMAYDRYIAICCPLRYGAIMTTNNLLKIIIGMWLFNFVAISVICVLLLPYRICQTHMTDLVCYKTPLMKLLCDGIEVNNIYGLCCIIFYHGLALSVVAFTYIHILITCVTNKQSEARVKALQTCGTHLVVFLLLEINTLFPLLAHRFEIIPAFLRRVFSISNFIFPPLVNPLIYGFKTKEIRQKIFNGFKSKINSI from the exons ATGTATCCAAATGAATCTGTCTTCTCGCTGGTTTTGACATTACACTCTTTGGAACTGCCTGAGGCGAACATTTATCCTGCGTTCATATTTGGATTAacaacatacttgtttatcttacTTTGCAATTTAACAATCATTGTCACCATTTGCTCAAACCGAAATCTTCATAAACCAATGTACATACTGTTGCTCAACCTGCCGATCAATGATGTTTTGGGGGCTA TGTTTTTTCCTCAGCTGCTGTACAGTATCTGGTCTCAGGACAGATCTATATCTTACTCTGCATGTTTGCTTCAAGGCTTTTTTGTACACTTGAATGGCGGAGCCTCTTATCTTATTCTTACCGCTATGGCCTATGACAGATATATCGCAATCTGCTGCCCACTGAGATATGGAGCTATTATGACAACCAATAACTTGTTGAAAATCATCATTGGTATGTGGCTTTTTAATTTTGTTGCTATATCCGTAATTTGCGTTCTGTTGTTGCCTTACAGGATTTGTCAGACACACATGACTGATCTTGTGTGTTATAAGACACCATTGATGAAACTCTTATGCGACGGCATAGAGGTGAACAATATCTACGGTCTGTGTTGCATCATTTTTTACCATGGCCTTGCTCTCTCTGTTGTGGctttcacatatattcatatattaatcACTTGTGTTACTAACAAGCAGTCAGAGGCAAGGGTTAAGGCTCTTCAGACATGTGGGACTCATTTGGTGGTCTTTCTGTTGTTAGAAATCAACACTCTTTTTCCTCTTCTTGCACATCGATTTGAGATCATTCCTGCTTTCCTACGCAGAGTGTTTTCTATATCAAATTTTATCTTTCCTCCTCTTGTGAATCCActtatttatggttttaaaaCTAAAGAGATCAGGCAGAAAATTTTCAATGGTTTCAAAAGCAAGATAAACAGCATCTGA